GAGCTGCTCAAGTCATGTTCGTGTCCGATAACACAAAGAAGGAATGTATTTCGGGTGGGAGCATGATATGTCTTGCCTCGAAACATCACCTTAGGACCAAAATGAGTTCAAGAGAAGGTAAACTTAGAAAAATGCTCGATTCACACGTTGAACACAACGACCTAAACGATTATTCTAATATAACTTCAAATTTCTGTCCATATAAACAAATCAAACTTCAAGAAAAACGGGTCAACTATTCACTCATGGATTATTAACTTGTTACTCTGATCACTTCTTTATTTTAACACCAATTGATGAACAGATCTTCTTATTTTGCAGAATTGTTATCATGTGAATTTCAATCTCTTTTTACTGTATAGTTTTTGACATTAGCATTCAACAatattaaatttagaaaaatagataataaaactaaatttaacTAAAACAAATATCAAACGAGGGGCGAATCGAGACGTATATATACatagaaataaaataactaTATAGATAAACATTGAAATTCCACCGACTTAGGCTCCATGCATTCATGCATAGAAACTTCATAAAAATCGAACAACACGACAACGAAGATCCTGTTCTTTCGCTCTAAGCATATGCACAATTGCACATTCGTCTTCTCTTCATTTATTTCTTCACTATTTTTCTATTCCAACGCGTTATGATTATGTTACGTTATGACTTATTACCACCTCTCTCAAATTAcatttatattttcaataaacTCAGCATTAAGATCATAACACAATTTGAGAAAtttgttcttcatttctttctccACTGATTTCATTCTCtatgtagaaaaaaaaaaatcaaaccgCATCTACCCGTTtaacaataattttgttttGGTGACTACTTTTTTACaagatttaaaaaaacataCACACCCACTTTCTAAATCATTGTTTTTTCCAATTGGGTTGGGAAAATCTTGGTGCTTTTCTCCGTTTCTTTGACTCTTACCGGTAAGAAATTGGGGGGGTTTGGTGATGATTTGGGTTTTGGGTATAAATTGAAAGAGAAAATttgttaaaagaatgaaattgaaaaggtataagagagagagagaatgatgatggggaaaggaagaagaatggTGGGAGCACTATGTTCATGCGCACTAAGAATAAAAACTCCCTTGCCGATAGTGATTATGATGATGAAATTGTGAAATGCAACCTTTTTTGTAACAAATAGTACAAAATCGAAGAACCCTTTTGAAAAATTTTTGTGGGTCCGTTCAATTTTCCGCCATAGCCAAAAACCCAACAACTCCACATCAATCCTTCTCAGCCCCATCATTATTACCCTcaagaagtagaagaagaagtaggagtagaagtagaagaagaagaagtctcTCTTACTCTTCTTCCATTTCTCTCACCAACAATCTGTCATTTCCCCcatcctttcttttctcttttcttcattttcaagGCAATTCtgtcatttttcttctttccccTTTTTGATTTTTCgtttttctctctttgtttCTTAGAGGATTTTGTTCGTTCTGGTTTTGGCGATGGTGGGTTACTGAGGAACTGAGGgttgtttgtgtgtgtgtgtgtctctctctctctctctctttttttttttttttttttttttttttttttttgtgggggGTTGCTTCAATGGGGAACTGCTGGTATCGATGGGAACCTACGGTTAATAGGGTCTCATCTAATGCAAAATCAGGTAAAACTCTTATACGATCATATGAACTAATGGATTTTGATACTAATTTGGTTATGTTCTTTGCCCTTTCTTTCTATGATGATTATGAAGAAGAATCTCTGTTTTCTTCTTCTGTCTGTCTTTTTGATCATCTATGGTTCTATCTTTGTGTTTTCATGTCTATTTCAGGGCTTCTCTTAGTTATTTTTGGACCTTGTTTGTTTAATCTGTTATTCTTTTAGTATGAAAGGCATCTTTTAGCAAAATATGAAGAGATATGTGAAGAAATCTGGTAGTTGATTTGTTTTGATCTGGAAAAAATATGTAATGAGAGAAAATCTCTGTTTATCCACTTAGAAAGTGGATGTAATGTTTCTTTATCTTCAAATGTGCAACAGTGGGAATGGACGATAGTGGGTTGGCTCTTATCTTTGCTTCTAGACCCTTATTGGCAAATAGTGCATTAGTCAAATTTCACTTTATATATTGGGATTTTTAATCTGTTGTATGAGTATCCCTACACATGTTTCTTAATCATAGCTTTGTTTATTTCCTTTTGCTTTGTACTATCTCCTTCTAGTTATCCAAATTAGCCTTATTGGTGTTAATTTGTGAGAAATTATATAAGTGGAAATGTATTTTCTTCCATGATGTTTCCCAGAATCTCCAAAAGTTGAGAGTACATCGCCTTATACAAGAAACAATGAACACAATTTGCCCTCTAACCCCAAAGAAGTAGAAGACTTGCGTCGTGACTCGGCCACTAATCCCTTGATTGCATTTACGTTCGACGAGCTGAAGTTAATCACTGGAAATTTTAGACAGGACCGTGTGTTGGGTGGAGGAGGGTTCGGAAGTGTTTATAAAGGATTCATTACTGAGGATTTGAGAGAAGGAATCGTTCCTCTTCCAGTAGCTGTTAAGGTTCATGATGGATTTAATAGTTATCAAGGCCACAGGGAATGGCTGGTAGTTTTCTATTTTCCCTTTATGTAGCCCACATTTGATTCCATTTGCTCTCTCTAATAAAGATGTTAATGTTTTTTAGGCAGAAGTCATATTTTTGGGGCAGCTTTCTCATCCAAATTTGGTAAAGTTGATTGGATACTGTTGCGAAGACGAGCATCGTGTTCTCATATATGAGTACATGCCTAGGGGGAGTGTGGAAAACAATTTGTTTTCAAGTAAGCAGCCAAGTAAATCCAAAAATTTTCTTCGTGCAGTCCTTAATTTCTTCATCTGTATTGTGCTTTTTGAGTTTTCAACATTGCAGATAGGGGAAACAGTTTAACCATAACCATTCCATAGTCGGTTTCAGACTCTTTCGACATATCATAAGAATATCGATTTTAGTATTGAAGCATTGCACGTGGCAATCAACATTAATGAAATACAAACAGATAGTAAGACATTAAAGCCTGCATTTTTTAGGTTGGCATGTCGTTATCATGATGAGAAAACAAAGTTTGCGTGTTTGACGGTAACATCATAGAAAGTGAATGTGATGGATTTTTTTATGCCCTTGCTTTATAAAATCTATGGATGGTGACAAAACAAGATGACAAAAGTGGCTCGTCTCTTTTGTTTTAGGAAATAAGTTAGGATTGAAATGAAAATATTAGGAGTCAAGCAAACAGTTATTTGTGTCTTCCAGCTTAAAAGGCTGCCTTTTGAAATTTAAGCTACTTTTAGTTTTAGAGGACTCTTAAAATATATCAAGGAATTTTACCATTGTGTAAATGACATTTACTTGTTGGGATGGTTTAACGATTATAGAATTTTGTACTATCTTGACCTGTCTTTCGGAGAATTATCGGTGGTTTGTTATGTTAGCTTTGCATGCTGCAGGAGTGTTGCTTCCTCTGCCTTGGTCCATTAGAATGAAAATTGCCTTTGGTGCTGCGAAAGGACTAGCATTTCTCCACGAAGCAGAAAAGCCCGTGATCTATCGTGATTTTAAGACATCGAATATTCTGCTCGATTCGGTTGGTTTTGTTATTAGTACTTTTGCCTCTCTGTTTATAAGAGTCTTTGTCCGAAGTCTAAACCTATAGATTTTCTGAGTACTTGACCATTAACAGTTTGGTTCAACAACAGGACTATAATCCAAAACTTTCGGACTTTGGTCTCGCAAAAGATGGACCAGTAGGTGACAAATCTCACGTCTCTACTCGTATAATGGGAACTTACGGATATGCTGCACCAGAATACATATTGACAGGCACAAGTtcttgtccttttttttttttcttctcaaatGGTTTTCGAATGATTGGACTAGACTTTGGTTGGTTGCTCATTAAGTCTTTATCTATTCTGCCCAGGACATTTGACCCCACGGAGCGACGTGTATAGCTTTGGAGTTGTTCTTCTCGAACTACTAACAGGGAGAAAGTCGCTGGACAAACTTCGACCAGCTCGAGAGCAAAACCTTACCGATTGGGCTCTTCCTCTcctaaaagagaagaaaaagctAATGACCATTGTCGATCCTAGACTAGGAGGAGAATATCCTGTCAAAGGATTTCACAAGGCAGCAATGCTCGCTTATCATTGCTTGAACAAGAACCCAAAAGCGAGGCCGCTGATGAGAGACATCGTCGACTCATTGGAGCCGTTACAAGAAACAATCGATGATGCAGTAGCGGCATCTGAAACAACTTCCTCACCTGTTGTTGCTAATAACGAGAATAGGAGAAAGGAAAATGAAGGCTTGAAATTGAACTAATGGGAGGCCATGGGAGCTTTCACAGCTACCTTTTGTATTGAGTTTTTATTTCATCTTCCTTTTTTAGATGTGGAATTTTTGTTTTATGGTGAACTTATGGTTTACTTTTTTAACCTTTGCTAATACTTTTCTCACTACTTGTAATACCAAAATGATTTGTAAATGTTTTTAAATGTTACAAATTTTATAGCTCAAATGGAAATAGAAATAAGAATGGATCAAAGTGATTTATAGACTTTGAGGGTATTTGTTGCGTTTTAAGTGAGTGgttttaaattatagaattaaataaatgggtAAGGATAAttgcaacgacccaattgcaagagagGAGCTCTACTAATTTAGCTATATCCCCCGAGCTAAGTGGGGcttgcatgaaggagtcagatgcttcttctattcttttattcttttccttggtaTAGCTGAACCATTCTAGACTTGAATTAAAGACCTCGTCCATAAAGTAatctataatagaattaattcaagttccagatattaattcaaataattgaattgagggacctttaaatttatttttcgtTGTACTGccctctccaagtgtgcttgttcccccttcttccttaccatagcaagtctttgtgaaataactccgaagagaagaaaaaataagGCGTTAAAGAACCCTCATGGCTTGatcctagacactctaagatcctttttcaaatctcccgGTCCCTGCAGaaggaaggaaaaagaatttcacgttcttccttttgctttcgggaagggaggataaAAAAATCCTATTTATTGTAGTTTTCTCCAGACCTCCCAAAAACGCATGAAAAGAAAGTTctaatggtacgatccctctgTCACTCCACAATGAAATGAGTGATCTTCAAAcacaactaaaaaaataaaaataaaaaatcagtAAGTCTAAGGATGGAAACATGTTTTCAagtgttttatttatttaattttttaaaagaaatagtACAACAATGATTGTAGAGATGATGATCAAATTTTCCATCTCTACCGTAGAAAATCATGTAAATGATTTTTGAGTTAAACTTGAATGACATTaagatttataaatttttaataagtGAGTAACCAtgtatttaaatttataatagaaagAAGATCCATAATTGCTAGGAAAATTTCAATTACACAAAGTACGTGGATATTACTCTCGTGATATTCGGCTACTTAAGTACTCATGTCAGAGTATCTttgtaataatatgatattGTCTACTTTACACGTAAATCTCACAACTTTGGTACTGCTTTCACCTAGTAGACTTCATACCATTGAAGATGGTTAGAGATCTTATTGTAACATAAACAAAATCGACAAGCAAATAAAGCGTGAAAGTGTAAATAGTATATAAATAGTAAAGATCAACTCTGAGATAATTGTTTGTTAGATATGTCCCTTGGTAGATGGGGAGAACAATTCTATCATTAGAAAGAGATATCGAATAATACATATGCAAGGGTGCTGGTAATCTTACATGGTTTACTATATAATACATAACGTGTATACATTTCGAGTTTGGTCATCCCAAGTGTCATCTAACAACTTACTTAACTAACATATACTTATTAGTGACAAAGGTATATGTTGTTAAAATCCTTTACTTTCATCGTATTAAAAGAAACttataaagaaaaacaaatgcaAACGTATTACTCATCAATTCGTTACAGAGAGTTTGAATCCACTTGTAACTAAAATATATTGGaaacttattttaaataacaaaattgttgaacatatttacaaatatagcaaaatattaccGTCTATTAACTATAGACTGTGATAGAATACTATTTATCTCGAGATAGACTTGAATAATATCCTATCtaaagtctatcactaatagaaaataaaatcttGCTACATGTGAAAATATAACCATTAAATATCTatgatatttattatttcaatttacTATTTGTGaatgttttaaaacaaaattttagtCAACAATTACTATACACAAACCAATTGAAGCTACAACCCAAAACCTTAATTGATATATAATTTGTGAGTATCACTAAAAATGTTccatctttatttttatttatttattttatctttttaaatatCTCTATCATTTTTATCTCAACTTTTTAAAATTCCATGTAAAAAATAGTGAAACatgttttaattaaaagaaaataaaatcaagtacataatttttgtttaaatgaaTCAAATTAACAACAGACCGTTGTGTTAACAGTAATTGGCATATATTTGACAAATACAAtcaaaaaatcaataaattctTTTAACATTGacaatgatttaaatataatttaaccAAGTCATCCATATTATTCAGTTCACCAAACTCATCCACTTGACCCaacaatatatttttctttacgATAATTAAGCTCAACTTTACCACCTAATCCAATGTGTATTGTATGTATATTTTTATAtgcttttttctattttataacTTATGATACAAACCATTATGATTTTGAAGGTCGATTGTTCAATCGTATGTCTTCATGATTATTgtgttaaaaaatatttcaatttgTTTCTATTAACACACCTAATTAAAATGGTTATAGAGAATAAAAACGAGTAGATTTCATTGTAGTCAAACATGTAAAATagtaattactattttaaaaGTTGAACGTTAGACCACCCTTCATTAGTTATTGaactaaaaaattatataaaaaaaagtattgTTTATCTTAAACTAATTCGAAATCAACAATTTAGTTCATCGAGCAACAATAGTCTCCATAATCATCATAGGTTGATCTAGTGATAAAGTCTCGATAAAATGACTAAAAAGTCACAGTTTAATATGTGACGATTAATTAcctaaaaattaattatttacatAGGGTTAGTCAAGTTGTCCCGTGAGACTAGTTGAGGTGAGCATAAGTTGATCCGAAAGCtcacaaaaatataaaatacgTCAATCTCCATGCTTtcataaaaataacaatttgattCTCATGACTACTCATTCACTTATCGTAAACTCTTTTAAAGAATATTAAGAGCGTATTAGTGTAGTGGGCTAGTTTGTTACAAAAGTTGGCGACAAATAGATGAAATTAGAGTTATCTCGAGATTCGACGAGGGTTAAAAAGAGCATTTGCTTTACCCTGTATTTTCATCGTAgttcatatttatttatattcaaattcTATCAAGTTAAGGCCACGTATATTCCAAGAAAACATAATCCATTAATGGTAATATGAAAAATGAGTTTTAATTTGATCATGTTGTCGGCATTATGTAATCACAAAGATATCTAAAGCTCAATGTTAAATCTAATTAATGGAGGCCGATAATccaattatatttgaaaattaagtgGAACCTACGGTGAGATATTTGTACTATCACAATTACAATTACTCTTACTTGTTCGGAAAAGAAATTTTGTAAACATGTCAAAATTATCGTTACTATTCCAAATATTGTCACTGACCTGAACATTgtcaaaaagaaataaataaataaaataatattagatAATGTAAAATAAACCACCTAAACTTTAATCTATTATGGTCGCAAATGCTTTGATAACACATAAACCGATTGATCCGTCAATGAAATTTTACCATAATCTTTATTATGGATCGATAAATATgacttaattttcttttaaaaaagtgttttttaattttaaaaaaaaaaggaaaggaaaggggGAGGGGCAAAGGTTCTAGAGTGTTCCAAATAGGACAATGGAGGAGGGTCTCCAATGGAGGGAGGAGCCAAATCCAACGGCCAACAATTGCTGGAAGCTTCAGGAGCCTACATGATTCTTGGGTTCGTTTTTCTCTCCTCTTCCTATCCATCCTTTTGAAATTTGCTATAAAGAaacctacttctcttctccttaCAAAAAATCCATTTTACACTCTCTGTAATACCCCCAGTTTTGCCTCACTCGCAGCGCTCATTTCTCACCCTCTTATCCAAATCAATCCTTCTCCCTCTAAACCCTAAAACCCCTTTGCACCTCCGCCGTTTTCTTGTAAGATTCCCCCTCTCTTTTCATTCTGTTGGACTTTCTTATCCTTTTACTTTACTGGGTCATGCTTACATTTCTATTTGGGTTTTGTTTTTGCTTGCCGATTCAGTCTTCTGTATTGTGTTTTGAGCTTTCTGACTGTTTTGGCTTTCTGGGTTTCAATTGTTGGTGTAGACTTATCGATTGATTCGTTTGTTTTGTGTCCTTTCATTTCTGGGTTTTGATTT
The sequence above is drawn from the Cucumis melo cultivar AY chromosome 2, USDA_Cmelo_AY_1.0, whole genome shotgun sequence genome and encodes:
- the LOC103492415 gene encoding probable serine/threonine-protein kinase PBL16 isoform X2 yields the protein MGNCWYRWEPTVNRVSSNAKSESPKVESTSPYTRNNEHNLPSNPKEVEDLRRDSATNPLIAFTFDELKLITGNFRQDRVLGGGGFGSVYKGFITEDLREGIVPLPVAVKVHDGFNSYQGHREWLAEVIFLGQLSHPNLVKLIGYCCEDEHRVLIYEYMPRGSVENNLFSSKQPRVLLPLPWSIRMKIAFGAAKGLAFLHEAEKPVIYRDFKTSNILLDSDYNPKLSDFGLAKDGPVGDKSHVSTRIMGTYGYAAPEYILTGHLTPRSDVYSFGVVLLELLTGRKSLDKLRPAREQNLTDWALPLLKEKKKLMTIVDPRLGGEYPVKGFHKAAMLAYHCLNKNPKARPLMRDIVDSLEPLQETIDDAVAASETTSSPVVANNENRRKENEGLKLN
- the LOC103492415 gene encoding probable serine/threonine-protein kinase PBL16 isoform X1, translated to MGNCWYRWEPTVNRVSSNAKSESPKVESTSPYTRNNEHNLPSNPKEVEDLRRDSATNPLIAFTFDELKLITGNFRQDRVLGGGGFGSVYKGFITEDLREGIVPLPVAVKVHDGFNSYQGHREWLAEVIFLGQLSHPNLVKLIGYCCEDEHRVLIYEYMPRGSVENNLFSTLHAAGVLLPLPWSIRMKIAFGAAKGLAFLHEAEKPVIYRDFKTSNILLDSDYNPKLSDFGLAKDGPVGDKSHVSTRIMGTYGYAAPEYILTGHLTPRSDVYSFGVVLLELLTGRKSLDKLRPAREQNLTDWALPLLKEKKKLMTIVDPRLGGEYPVKGFHKAAMLAYHCLNKNPKARPLMRDIVDSLEPLQETIDDAVAASETTSSPVVANNENRRKENEGLKLN
- the LOC103492415 gene encoding probable serine/threonine-protein kinase PBL16 isoform X3, with product MGNCWYRWEPTVNRVSSNAKSESPKVESTSPYTRNNEHNLPSNPKEVEDLRRDSATNPLIAFTFDELKLITGNFRQDRVLGGGGFGSVYKGFITEDLREGIVPLPVAVKVHDGFNSYQGHREWLAEVIFLGQLSHPNLVKLIGYCCEDEHRVLIYEYMPRGSVENNLFSRVLLPLPWSIRMKIAFGAAKGLAFLHEAEKPVIYRDFKTSNILLDSDYNPKLSDFGLAKDGPVGDKSHVSTRIMGTYGYAAPEYILTGHLTPRSDVYSFGVVLLELLTGRKSLDKLRPAREQNLTDWALPLLKEKKKLMTIVDPRLGGEYPVKGFHKAAMLAYHCLNKNPKARPLMRDIVDSLEPLQETIDDAVAASETTSSPVVANNENRRKENEGLKLN